In Planctomycetia bacterium, one DNA window encodes the following:
- a CDS encoding NAD(P)/FAD-dependent oxidoreductase: MHDTGTSDSRDPLMPPATLADVAIIGGGAAGLATAIFAARHRPRLDVLILDGAKKLGAKILVSGGGRCNVTNARVTPEDFYAPSRPVVKKILAAFSENDASAFFRELGVALHEEQWGKLFPDSNSARTVLDALLREAGRLGVRIRTDSRVERVDRLQSGVGASEFRIGTSRGPVLAQRVVLATGGKSLPKTGSDGHGYEIAKSLGHTIVPTTPALAPLVLSGGFHKGLSGIAHEVEITARVQGEKPVRVRGPMLWTHFGVSGPAAMDVSRIWHRAALEGRPIELTANLLPADATARGTAGTFEAEEQRWIEHAVREPRTQLRNALGRRLPARLVDAVLAELSMDGRIALAHLSREVRRRLIRALHQWPLPVVDSRGFVHAEVTAGGVALNEIDPATMASRKCPGLYLVGEILDVDGRIGGFNFQWAWSTGFVAGRAMSREP; the protein is encoded by the coding sequence ATGCACGACACGGGAACGTCCGATTCACGTGACCCCTTGATGCCGCCCGCGACCCTCGCGGACGTGGCGATCATCGGCGGCGGCGCGGCGGGGCTGGCGACCGCGATCTTCGCCGCGCGCCATCGGCCGCGCCTGGATGTGCTGATCCTCGACGGCGCGAAGAAGCTCGGTGCGAAAATCCTCGTCAGCGGTGGGGGCCGCTGCAACGTCACCAACGCGCGCGTGACGCCGGAAGACTTCTACGCCCCCAGCCGGCCGGTGGTGAAGAAGATTCTCGCCGCATTCAGCGAGAACGACGCCTCGGCGTTTTTTCGCGAACTGGGCGTGGCGCTGCACGAGGAGCAATGGGGCAAGCTCTTTCCCGATTCGAACTCCGCGCGGACGGTGCTCGATGCCTTGCTGCGCGAGGCCGGCCGGCTGGGCGTGCGGATCCGAACCGACTCGCGCGTGGAGCGCGTCGATCGCCTGCAATCCGGCGTCGGCGCGAGCGAATTTCGCATCGGTACATCGCGCGGCCCTGTCCTCGCACAGCGCGTCGTCCTGGCCACCGGCGGGAAATCCCTGCCCAAGACCGGCAGCGACGGCCACGGCTACGAAATAGCCAAAAGCCTTGGACACACGATCGTGCCGACGACTCCCGCGCTCGCCCCGCTTGTCTTGAGCGGCGGCTTTCACAAGGGGCTATCGGGCATCGCCCACGAAGTCGAGATCACCGCCCGCGTGCAGGGGGAGAAACCCGTGCGCGTTCGCGGTCCCATGCTGTGGACCCACTTCGGAGTCAGCGGCCCCGCAGCGATGGATGTGTCGCGTATCTGGCATCGCGCCGCGCTGGAAGGCCGCCCCATCGAACTCACCGCCAACCTGCTCCCGGCCGACGCGACCGCACGCGGGACCGCCGGCACGTTCGAGGCGGAAGAACAGCGCTGGATTGAACACGCCGTGCGCGAGCCGCGCACCCAACTGCGAAACGCCCTGGGCCGGCGCCTGCCTGCGCGACTCGTCGATGCCGTGCTGGCGGAGCTTTCCATGGATGGCCGCATCGCGCTTGCGCATCTTTCGCGCGAGGTCCGCCGGCGGCTGATTCGTGCTCTGCACCAGTGGCCGTTGCCGGTTGTGGACAGTCGCGGCTTTGTCCACGCCGAAGTGACGGCCGGCGGTGTGGCCCTGAATGAGATCGACCCCGCCACGATGGCCTCGCGCAAGTGCCCGGGACTGTATCTGGTCGGTGAGATACTCGACGTGGACGGCCGCATCGGGGGCTTTAACTTTCAATGGGCCTGGAGCACGGGTTTCGTGGCGGGCAGGGCCATGAGCCGTGAGCCGTAA
- a CDS encoding PEP-CTERM sorting domain-containing protein — translation MNSLQTLLSKFDKRWLGAGAAAAGAAVATQATEAAIVHTPNANINIPSTTAGIYLNVVTGVFSTAPASAPGWDVNPWSSSTLSYFNPSAPSGGVYVLRVGGGAVGNLPIGTTIGPTPGGGRTYGSGSAQVTGNDPHILNSDQNCIGFRFQNEANQNQIHYGWMRISLAGALNGQPRTITEYAYESVAGAEIGCGIVPEPSTLALLALGAVGLIRRRK, via the coding sequence ATGAACAGTCTGCAAACCCTTCTGTCGAAGTTTGACAAGCGCTGGCTGGGTGCCGGTGCGGCGGCTGCCGGCGCTGCTGTTGCCACGCAGGCAACCGAGGCGGCCATCGTTCACACGCCGAACGCAAACATCAACATTCCTTCCACGACGGCGGGCATTTATCTGAACGTCGTGACGGGTGTGTTCAGCACAGCGCCTGCCAGTGCTCCGGGTTGGGACGTCAACCCGTGGAGCAGCTCGACGCTTAGCTATTTCAACCCGTCAGCGCCCTCCGGTGGCGTCTATGTGCTCCGCGTCGGTGGTGGCGCGGTCGGCAACCTGCCCATTGGCACGACCATCGGTCCGACCCCCGGCGGCGGCCGAACCTACGGCAGCGGTTCGGCACAGGTGACCGGCAACGATCCGCACATCCTCAACAGCGACCAGAACTGCATCGGGTTCCGCTTCCAAAATGAAGCCAACCAGAACCAGATTCACTACGGCTGGATGAGGATCTCGCTCGCCGGCGCGTTGAATGGGCAGCCCCGCACGATTACCGAGTACGCTTACGAGAGCGTCGCTGGCGCAGAGATCGGCTGCGGTATCGTACCGGAACCGAGCACGCTCGCCCTGCTGGCCCTCGGCGCGGTTGGTCTGATTCGCCGCCGCAAGTAA
- the nuoF gene encoding NADH-quinone oxidoreductase subunit NuoF, which yields MAKFEPVLLRNVGVPDSHKLDVYRSRGGYAAAKKVLTEWTPDATVEFIKSSGLRGRGGAGFPTGMKWSFLPADRTITYLCVNADESEPGTFCNRVLMEHDPHQLLEGILIAGYATRTTVAYIYMRVEFHEQFHRLQKALDEAYAAGLFGKKLFGTDYNLECYIHRGAGAYVCGEETGLIESLEGKRGWPRIKPPFPAIEGLFRRPTVVNNVETICCVPHIVERGVDWFKSLGPEGSSGPKLYTLSGPVKRPGCFEAPLGIPCRELIFGEDFGQGMLDGKRVKGCIPGGLSVGVLTEQELDCRLDFDDVRKYGLLGLGTAGAIVIPHDADIRQVLANIARFYSHESCGQCTQCREGTNWLYKIAMRIALGAGRIEDLDLIVEVTKNMGMMPGLSICGLPDGAAFPIRTLVEKFRPEFEEHIRRQEPGRVHQVLKRLNPAVYELPILRGS from the coding sequence ATGGCAAAGTTCGAACCGGTTCTGTTAAGAAACGTGGGCGTGCCCGACTCCCACAAGCTCGACGTCTACCGCTCGCGCGGGGGGTATGCCGCCGCGAAGAAGGTTCTCACCGAATGGACCCCCGACGCCACCGTGGAATTCATCAAATCCAGCGGGCTGCGCGGCCGCGGCGGCGCCGGGTTCCCCACCGGCATGAAATGGTCGTTCCTCCCGGCGGATCGCACCATCACTTACCTTTGCGTCAATGCCGATGAATCCGAGCCGGGCACCTTCTGCAACCGCGTGCTCATGGAGCACGACCCCCACCAGTTGCTCGAGGGCATCCTTATCGCCGGCTACGCCACGCGAACGACCGTCGCGTACATTTACATGCGTGTAGAGTTTCACGAGCAGTTTCACCGGCTCCAAAAAGCGCTCGATGAAGCCTACGCCGCCGGCTTGTTCGGCAAGAAGCTCTTTGGCACCGATTACAACCTCGAATGCTACATCCATCGCGGCGCGGGGGCCTACGTCTGCGGCGAGGAAACCGGCCTGATCGAGAGCCTGGAGGGCAAGCGCGGCTGGCCGCGAATCAAGCCGCCCTTCCCGGCGATAGAGGGACTGTTCCGCCGGCCGACCGTCGTGAACAACGTCGAGACGATCTGCTGCGTGCCACACATCGTTGAGCGGGGTGTGGACTGGTTCAAATCCCTCGGTCCCGAAGGCTCCAGCGGCCCGAAGCTCTACACGCTTAGCGGCCCCGTGAAGCGGCCCGGCTGCTTTGAAGCCCCGCTGGGGATCCCCTGCCGCGAACTGATTTTCGGCGAGGATTTCGGCCAGGGCATGCTCGACGGCAAGCGCGTCAAGGGCTGCATCCCCGGCGGCCTGTCGGTCGGCGTGCTGACCGAGCAAGAACTAGACTGTCGTCTTGATTTCGACGACGTCCGCAAGTACGGCTTGCTGGGCCTTGGCACGGCCGGCGCGATCGTCATTCCGCACGATGCCGATATCCGCCAGGTTCTGGCCAATATCGCCCGGTTTTATTCTCACGAAAGCTGCGGCCAGTGTACCCAGTGCCGCGAGGGAACGAACTGGCTGTACAAAATTGCGATGCGCATCGCCCTGGGCGCCGGGCGGATCGAGGACCTGGACCTGATCGTCGAGGTCACGAAGAACATGGGCATGATGCCCGGCCTGTCCATCTGCGGCCTGCCGGACGGCGCAGCGTTCCCCATACGTACTCTCGTGGAAAAGTTCCGTCCGGAGTTCGAGGAACACATCCGCCGGCAGGAGCCGGGTCGAGTGCATCAGGTCCTGAAGCGATTGAACCCCGCTGTATACGAGTTGCCCATTCTACGCGGTAGCTGA
- a CDS encoding VOC family protein, with amino-acid sequence MFMAHVNPIPEGHHTVTPYLTLKNTGAALDFYKKAFGAEEMYRMPGPDGKSVMHAEMMIGNSVIMMGEECPDMGVVSPLALNNSPVTIHLYVEDVDAAHKRAVGAGAESMMPPTNMFWGDRFAKVKDPFGHRWSIATHVEDVPPDQMLDRMKAAFSKPC; translated from the coding sequence ATGTTCATGGCGCACGTCAATCCGATTCCGGAAGGGCATCACACGGTCACGCCCTACCTCACGCTGAAGAACACCGGTGCGGCGCTTGATTTCTACAAGAAGGCGTTCGGGGCCGAGGAGATGTATCGCATGCCCGGACCCGACGGCAAGAGCGTCATGCACGCGGAAATGATGATCGGCAATTCCGTCATCATGATGGGCGAAGAGTGCCCGGACATGGGCGTCGTCTCGCCGCTCGCGCTGAACAATTCGCCGGTCACGATTCACCTGTACGTCGAGGACGTCGACGCCGCGCACAAACGGGCCGTCGGCGCGGGCGCCGAGTCGATGATGCCGCCGACCAACATGTTCTGGGGCGATCGCTTCGCCAAGGTGAAGGATCCGTTCGGCCACCGCTGGTCGATCGCGACGCATGTCGAGGATGTGCCGCCGGACCAGATGCTGGACCGGATGAAGGCGGCGTTCTCCAAGCCCTGCTGA
- a CDS encoding tetratricopeptide repeat protein, which translates to MADQPEPTPTAPRRSPWSMTGVLTWSSAAMILLCVGGGMLRLVAHVLDPAPLTSAIVAEFILWIAVGAMASGVLAAMSTMIALLREVRDGLVRVERYQYELGQRAQRDAAGEVARMDTVFGAQLEAPVDAPRDPPPDPTRDRPAVEIPWREIVQALHDIRDYTLLSDEQRREKKAHYDEQQWRQGRERLESALAAHDFSAARRVAEDLARRFSNRAEAAALPGEVETARERFESSDVVTTTKQVNDLINIAAWQRARDVAQQLQQRHPDSSEARQLLLRIEREHNLAQGEQQRRMAAEVQRYVSRRRWEEALAAAKTFIERFPQTADAEALRLQLPTLETNAEIERRQQLEARIMDLARHGRYIQAVDLARQVIAQYPGSPQAEALRSQLARLEDLANNPSAPPARIRLE; encoded by the coding sequence ATGGCCGATCAACCTGAACCAACTCCAACCGCTCCGCGGCGCTCGCCCTGGTCGATGACCGGCGTGCTCACGTGGTCGTCCGCCGCGATGATCTTGCTGTGCGTCGGTGGCGGAATGCTCCGGCTTGTGGCGCATGTGCTCGACCCCGCGCCGCTCACGTCGGCAATAGTCGCCGAGTTTATCCTGTGGATCGCCGTCGGCGCGATGGCGAGCGGGGTGCTGGCGGCGATGTCAACGATGATCGCGTTGCTGCGTGAAGTGCGGGACGGGCTCGTGCGCGTCGAACGCTACCAGTACGAACTCGGCCAGCGCGCCCAGCGCGACGCCGCCGGCGAAGTCGCCAGGATGGACACGGTTTTCGGTGCGCAGCTCGAAGCACCGGTTGACGCGCCGCGCGATCCACCGCCCGATCCGACGCGAGACCGACCGGCCGTCGAGATTCCGTGGCGCGAGATCGTGCAGGCCCTTCACGACATCCGCGACTATACGCTCTTGTCTGACGAGCAGCGGCGCGAAAAGAAGGCGCACTACGACGAGCAGCAGTGGCGCCAGGGACGCGAGCGGCTCGAGTCGGCCCTGGCGGCGCACGATTTCAGCGCGGCGCGGCGCGTGGCGGAGGACCTGGCCCGGCGGTTCTCAAATCGTGCCGAGGCGGCGGCACTGCCCGGCGAAGTCGAGACCGCGCGCGAGCGATTCGAATCGAGCGACGTGGTCACGACGACGAAGCAGGTCAACGATCTCATCAATATTGCCGCGTGGCAGCGCGCCCGCGACGTGGCCCAGCAGCTTCAACAGCGGCATCCCGATTCCAGCGAAGCCCGGCAGCTCCTTCTGCGCATCGAGCGCGAGCACAACCTCGCACAGGGCGAGCAGCAACGACGAATGGCGGCGGAAGTCCAGCGATACGTCTCGCGCCGACGTTGGGAGGAAGCCCTCGCCGCCGCGAAAACCTTCATCGAGCGCTTCCCGCAAACCGCCGATGCCGAAGCCCTGCGCCTGCAATTGCCGACCCTCGAAACCAATGCCGAGATCGAACGACGCCAGCAACTCGAAGCCAGGATCATGGACCTCGCTCGACACGGCCGCTACATCCAGGCGGTCGATCTCGCGCGGCAGGTGATCGCGCAATACCCCGGCAGTCCGCAGGCCGAAGCGTTGCGATCGCAGCTCGCGCGGCTGGAAGATCTCGCAAACAACCCCTCGGCCCCGCCCGCGCGCATCCGCCTGGAATGA
- a CDS encoding alkaline phosphatase family protein, with amino-acid sequence MAAQQLAQRVLLIGWDAADWKIISPLVDAGQMPALSALIDGGTMGEIATLNPPLSPILWTSIATGKRAFKHGIRGFVEPIDAAPGVRAVSSTSRSCKAIWNILHQAGHTPHAVGFFASHPAEPIRGVCISNQFAESPPKNPTDPWPLPVEAVHPASKADAFGALRVHPSEIGDDVLREFIPRLDEVDRTRDDRPAKLAAALAKAATLQAATTTILENEPWDFVATYFDAIDVISHHFMPFHPPRMPHIDERDFELYQHVITGIYKFHDLMLARLVELAGPDASIIVLSDHGFHSDHLRPVADPAAHHASDPSADAAMDAAWHRPLGVLFMHGPHVRKDDRIFGATLLDIAPTILTMFGLPVGQDMDGNVLVPAFDTLIEIERIESWDAVEGDAGMHPPGKREQPFDQAAVMQHLVDLGYLEALDQDAKKNADAAIREGNFNLAISYMEAGKLNDACRLLEPLHDAHPDEPRYATPLARCLHYLGQPQRASDIIERLVARHPDLPDAALLLAAVRFNLGRQEEAIELLTHAAARNPNDARVHHMLGGAMLSMQKWKEAEACYQKAIALNEADHESLNGLSFALLKLGRFEEAAEAALRAVGIQHFFPVAHMHLGMALTNLKEFRRALGPLELAVSMQPNLLDAHRYLATIHRELMNWDLAKKHRIAAEELMKHLPPQNR; translated from the coding sequence ATGGCGGCTCAACAACTTGCCCAGCGAGTGCTTCTCATCGGTTGGGATGCCGCAGACTGGAAAATCATCTCCCCGCTCGTCGATGCAGGCCAGATGCCGGCCTTGTCTGCCCTGATCGACGGCGGCACCATGGGCGAGATCGCCACGCTGAATCCGCCGCTCTCGCCGATCCTCTGGACCTCCATCGCCACCGGCAAACGCGCCTTCAAACACGGCATTCGCGGCTTCGTCGAACCCATCGACGCGGCCCCAGGCGTCCGCGCCGTCAGCAGCACCTCGCGATCCTGCAAAGCGATCTGGAACATTCTCCATCAAGCCGGCCATACGCCGCACGCCGTCGGATTCTTCGCCTCGCATCCGGCCGAGCCGATCCGCGGCGTCTGCATCAGCAATCAGTTCGCCGAATCGCCGCCGAAGAATCCCACGGACCCGTGGCCGCTGCCGGTGGAGGCCGTTCACCCCGCGTCGAAGGCGGATGCGTTCGGAGCGCTTCGCGTTCACCCGTCCGAGATCGGTGATGACGTGCTGCGCGAGTTCATCCCGCGGCTGGACGAGGTGGATCGAACGCGCGACGATCGTCCCGCAAAGCTCGCCGCCGCCCTCGCAAAAGCCGCCACCCTTCAAGCCGCGACCACGACGATCCTCGAAAATGAGCCGTGGGATTTCGTCGCGACCTACTTCGACGCCATTGACGTGATCTCGCACCATTTCATGCCGTTCCACCCGCCGCGCATGCCGCACATCGACGAGCGGGATTTTGAGCTGTATCAGCATGTCATAACGGGCATCTACAAGTTCCACGATCTGATGCTCGCGCGACTCGTCGAGCTGGCCGGGCCCGACGCCTCGATCATCGTCCTCTCGGATCACGGTTTTCACAGCGATCACTTGCGCCCCGTCGCCGATCCCGCCGCGCATCATGCATCTGATCCATCCGCGGACGCTGCGATGGACGCCGCGTGGCATCGGCCGCTGGGCGTGTTGTTCATGCACGGACCGCACGTTCGCAAGGACGATCGCATCTTCGGCGCGACGCTACTGGATATCGCGCCGACCATTCTGACGATGTTCGGTCTACCGGTCGGGCAGGACATGGACGGCAACGTGCTCGTGCCCGCGTTTGATACGCTGATCGAGATTGAGCGAATCGAAAGCTGGGACGCGGTCGAAGGCGACGCCGGAATGCACCCCCCCGGCAAGCGTGAGCAGCCGTTCGATCAGGCGGCTGTGATGCAGCACCTGGTGGACCTGGGCTACCTCGAAGCGCTGGATCAGGATGCGAAGAAGAACGCCGACGCGGCGATCCGCGAGGGCAATTTCAATCTGGCGATCAGCTACATGGAGGCCGGCAAGCTGAACGACGCGTGCCGCCTGCTGGAGCCGCTGCATGATGCCCATCCCGACGAGCCCCGCTACGCCACGCCTCTGGCACGTTGCTTGCACTACCTGGGCCAGCCGCAGCGGGCATCCGACATCATCGAACGGCTCGTCGCGCGGCACCCGGATCTGCCCGACGCGGCGCTGCTGCTGGCGGCCGTGCGGTTCAACCTCGGGCGACAGGAGGAGGCCATCGAGCTGCTGACGCACGCGGCGGCGCGCAATCCGAACGATGCGCGCGTTCACCACATGCTGGGCGGGGCGATGCTTAGCATGCAGAAGTGGAAGGAAGCGGAGGCCTGCTACCAGAAGGCGATTGCTCTGAACGAAGCCGACCATGAATCCCTGAACGGTCTCTCCTTCGCGCTGCTCAAGCTGGGTCGATTCGAGGAAGCGGCGGAAGCGGCGTTGCGAGCAGTTGGAATTCAGCATTTTTTCCCCGTGGCGCACATGCACCTGGGGATGGCGCTGACGAATCTGAAGGAGTTCCGCCGGGCGCTGGGTCCGCTGGAGTTGGCCGTGTCGATGCAGCCGAATCTGCTGGACGCGCATCGTTACCTGGCGACGATCCACCGGGAGTTGATGAACTGGGACCTGGCGAAGAAGCACCGCATCGCGGCGGAAGAACTGATGAAACACCTGCCGCCGCAGAATCGCTGA
- a CDS encoding NAD(P)H-dependent oxidoreductase subunit E has product MAWQALDRITPVIDTEAGPVLNEAVRDKIRSFFPRYETKRAALLPALHIVQDALGHVSYAAMLEIAHVLEIPPSAVMDTLSFYTHFWDHHKGKKVIVLCRSLSCQLLGADAVLATLKDQLQIDEHGTTADGQYSLLTEECLAACDHGPCMLINEKLHKKVKPDDVAKILKDPKNDQIACERSDLFDRPAAATGPEQAVPDLPTTSDVNEMKRAGH; this is encoded by the coding sequence ATGGCATGGCAGGCATTGGATCGAATTACCCCTGTTATTGACACCGAGGCCGGACCCGTTCTGAACGAGGCCGTTCGCGACAAAATTCGATCGTTTTTCCCCCGATACGAGACCAAACGCGCGGCATTGCTGCCCGCCTTGCACATCGTGCAGGACGCGCTGGGGCATGTCAGCTACGCGGCCATGCTGGAAATCGCGCACGTGTTGGAAATTCCCCCCAGTGCCGTGATGGATACCCTTAGCTTCTACACTCACTTCTGGGACCATCACAAAGGGAAAAAGGTGATCGTGCTCTGTCGCAGCCTGTCGTGCCAGCTTTTGGGCGCCGATGCTGTTCTGGCGACACTCAAAGATCAATTGCAGATTGATGAACACGGTACCACCGCGGATGGCCAGTACAGCCTCCTCACCGAAGAATGCCTGGCCGCCTGCGATCACGGGCCTTGCATGCTGATCAACGAAAAACTGCATAAAAAGGTAAAACCCGACGACGTCGCGAAGATACTCAAGGACCCCAAGAACGATCAGATCGCCTGTGAACGTTCCGATCTGTTTGACCGGCCGGCGGCGGCGACCGGACCGGAACAGGCCGTTCCCGACCTGCCGACGACTTCCGATGTCAACGAAATGAAACGCGCCGGTCACTGA
- the hflB gene encoding ATP-dependent zinc metalloprotease FtsH: MIALVVSRSYTPPESVTIDKFWKMARDGLFTQITISDDYILAEPREAAQGVPRSRGIQKRYKVTMRVDNVDELAEKLRKACPDTVIQYEQSTQPLINTLLSIIPWLLIFGFIWFFVFRQLRSSAGGAGMLGSFGRSRHRVSNKELTNITFKDVAGVEEAKEEVAEIIEFLKNPKKFQRLGGRIPRGVLLVGEPGCGKTLLAKAIAGEADVPFFSISGADFVEMFVGVGASRVRDLFKSAKENAPCIIFLDEIDAVGRRRGAAFGGGGHDEREQTLNAILVEMDGFDTSDQVIVIAATNRDDILDPALTRPGRFDRRVYVPLPDIKGRLEILKVHAKKVKLAPSVDLMRIARGTPMFNGAELAATINEAAILATMQNKDMIEMDDLEEARDKVRYGRSNKSRQIEEKERENTAYHEAGHAVLQVLLKGEADPLHKVTIIPRGRALGATMSLPEKDRYGYARRWLMATLRVLCGGRIAEQRHSGDVSSGAAMDIEQVTHLSRAMVLEWGMSDKLGFVKYSPDNAREMLVPERNYSDETAGVIDAEIRRLSEEAFRDAERMISENWDKVVRVAEALLKYETLDAEEVESLCRGETLDRPSLTDLLADEGKAPRAARPVPPARPSTLPDTLPGGSLPQPGMG, from the coding sequence ATGATCGCGTTGGTGGTCTCGCGGAGCTACACGCCGCCGGAGTCGGTGACGATCGACAAGTTCTGGAAGATGGCCCGCGACGGGCTGTTCACGCAAATCACCATCAGTGACGATTACATCCTCGCAGAACCGCGCGAGGCGGCGCAGGGCGTACCGCGTTCCCGCGGCATCCAGAAGCGATACAAGGTCACGATGCGCGTCGACAACGTCGACGAACTCGCGGAGAAGCTCCGCAAGGCCTGCCCCGATACGGTCATTCAGTACGAGCAGAGCACCCAGCCGCTCATTAACACGTTGCTGTCGATCATCCCGTGGCTGCTCATTTTCGGGTTTATCTGGTTCTTTGTGTTTCGCCAGTTGCGGTCGTCCGCCGGCGGGGCGGGGATGCTGGGGAGCTTCGGCCGATCGCGCCATCGCGTCAGCAACAAAGAGTTGACGAACATCACGTTCAAGGACGTGGCGGGCGTCGAAGAGGCGAAGGAAGAAGTCGCCGAGATCATCGAGTTCCTGAAGAACCCCAAGAAGTTCCAGCGGCTGGGCGGTCGGATCCCGCGCGGCGTGCTGCTGGTGGGTGAGCCGGGCTGCGGCAAGACGCTGCTGGCCAAGGCGATCGCCGGCGAGGCCGATGTGCCGTTCTTTTCAATCAGTGGTGCGGATTTCGTGGAGATGTTCGTCGGCGTGGGCGCGTCGCGTGTGCGCGATTTGTTCAAGAGCGCAAAGGAAAACGCGCCGTGCATCATTTTCCTCGATGAAATCGACGCGGTCGGCCGGCGGCGCGGGGCGGCCTTTGGTGGCGGCGGGCATGACGAGCGCGAGCAAACGCTCAATGCGATTCTCGTCGAGATGGACGGATTCGACACGTCGGACCAGGTGATCGTGATCGCGGCGACGAACCGCGACGACATTCTCGACCCTGCGCTGACGCGGCCGGGCCGGTTCGACCGGCGGGTCTACGTGCCGTTGCCCGACATCAAGGGCCGGTTGGAGATTCTGAAAGTTCACGCCAAGAAGGTAAAGCTGGCGCCGAGCGTCGATCTGATGCGGATCGCCCGCGGCACGCCGATGTTCAACGGGGCCGAGCTGGCGGCGACGATCAACGAGGCGGCCATTCTCGCGACCATGCAGAACAAGGACATGATCGAGATGGACGACCTCGAGGAGGCGCGCGACAAGGTGCGCTACGGCCGGTCGAACAAGAGCCGGCAGATCGAGGAGAAGGAGCGGGAGAACACGGCCTATCACGAGGCGGGCCACGCGGTGTTGCAGGTGCTGCTGAAGGGCGAGGCCGACCCGCTGCACAAGGTGACGATCATTCCGCGCGGTCGAGCGTTGGGCGCGACGATGAGCCTGCCGGAGAAAGATCGGTACGGCTACGCGCGGCGCTGGCTGATGGCGACGTTGCGCGTGCTGTGCGGCGGCCGCATCGCGGAGCAGCGACACAGCGGCGACGTGAGCAGTGGCGCAGCGATGGACATCGAGCAGGTGACGCATCTGTCGCGCGCGATGGTGCTCGAATGGGGCATGAGCGACAAACTCGGATTTGTGAAGTATTCGCCGGACAACGCGCGCGAGATGCTCGTGCCCGAGCGGAACTATTCCGACGAAACAGCCGGCGTGATCGACGCGGAGATTCGCCGCCTGTCGGAAGAAGCATTTCGCGATGCCGAGCGCATGATCAGCGAGAACTGGGACAAGGTCGTGCGCGTGGCCGAGGCCTTGTTGAAATACGAGACACTCGATGCGGAAGAAGTTGAATCGCTGTGCCGCGGCGAAACGCTGGATCGGCCAAGCCTGACCGACCTGCTGGCCGACGAGGGCAAAGCTCCGCGAGCGGCGCGGCCGGTTCCACCGGCACGGCCCAGCACGTTGCCGGACACGCTCCCCGGCGGATCGCTGCCGCAGCCGGGCATGGGTTGA